In Biomphalaria glabrata chromosome 16, xgBioGlab47.1, whole genome shotgun sequence, the sequence tgaaagcgcggggcccactgcgaccgcataggctgcagtggcctaagaccggccctgtctactaggaacttaaacaattcgttcacttctggttgtcttgactggcacaacaagttctctagacgttggtctataactgtctgtttcgtttgttccaagagtttgcagttcattgtcttcatcggtatcatagtacccagagatgtcttcatcgaaattCTTAtgtaaaaagcgttgatttcttctgtatgtttttccatcgtttgtctttatgatgtaagatctgggtgctgaatgttttttttttttatgacaactgctttctgccatgtttgacctagacgaactctccgacagaataatctttaggtagtcttgcttttgcatcgtattttacttagcttttcatctgtcgttcgttgagtaatgtctctgcattttcagctaccaatggtttcaatagtttgtgatcagttggaataattccctgagtcttctactcgtcagcagttgtgatggtgaatacggcagtccacttatcggagtatttctatactcgagcataacgagatatggatctttcccacttttgtatactctgaatccttttgctttcgcacaaaacataaaaaaccaacaatgacgtaatgccatataatattagcacagaatcttcttcatgcagtggaaaattacaattttttgcctatcttgaattctggtcaaagctcctgtgcccaattaatatagttcggaagaaactacaaaagtctggactgcatatacgggaagctgctaaagaaattagtaccctttcatgctttctgcaaaatgatgagaaactgacaaaaacccaatccatcgaaaaagcaaaagaagatagtgaatactatggattccctgtaatcaaaacaaccatatgaaagaaaagacttgatgggaagttgagttctaatgtaggactgtcaatacaactgcaattcaaacgtgttgcgacagaagtgctggacagatttcatatggagatgaagggcagattccaaaggcaggaaagaaaatggatacctttgggtttcttcttgaaccaagacacctgttagaagacacgcttgtgacaaactgtgctacttttcctgtttgtatgatgaaataaatggaaaatcgctatttcaatgatgtcattgatgcacgagcacttttcatcaacaaacagtaatacaatcaccaatagacatattgaggaaacaggcttcatatgggaattacgtgtgctcagactttgcaacctcctccgaataccgctaactcaggccacttccattacgtcatgtgagagatcattctcaaagctcaagctcatcaaaaagtatctcaggagcacaatgacgcaagaaaggcttatcatggttttaatgtcagtgaagtcacaaatactagaaagtatcgatgtagttgatgttatagatgtctttgctgcacagaatgcaggacgtgaagcgatatcaattgagagttgtcacttgtgcattatttaactaataaacaacggtattattcattaaaagagtcttgatgattactttttgttaagtttactgatttactgaaccaatttgatttgaggcttatatatttttgcgtacattatctcatgtcatatgtcgaatgtcaaaatgcaaagggcccccaaagaggtcaatccccccgggcccccaaatccctagttacgcccctggtcATTCATTTCCGTTGGCTCGGTCATTCCACTTACCTAAACTTAATACAGTGATTAAAAGACGGTACATTACGTACTCCACATTCAGAGTCACACtcagtttttcatttttatcatTGCTTAAAAGTTTACACATAGAGAACAGATCTGaaacatacaaaaaacaacaacaacaaggatTATacgaaatgtaattgtatcgatTAGTTAAGATCAGTactgtcattaaatttgtaattgatcTAGACCGACAACTgcaaatctgtgcgattagaaatatcttttaccaattgttttcatTACAGTTTGCTCAATGTGCTATGAActtatcacttatctagaccaGTTTGGaaatggaaaaggggggggggttgtgaaAGAGAGTTTTCAGGGTGAGTTTTAAATCGGTTTATCGAAATCATGACTCACGCCTCCTCAATCCGACAATCTAACCACTCTGCAAGGGAGCTGCTTAGGGTTTAGGGACTATAGAAGATTGTAAAGTTATTCATTCTTTGTTCCAACTTagtttaaagcggcgacctatagaggggactaattcagcttataccatcacttcagtcaagtacaatttcctccccttgttcgagataccaaacaagaTCATTAATTAATAGTTAATCAAATAactggataattttttttccgaTTGATTttagtgttgtcaggtaaaagaaataattatgtacatttttcagcttgatccgagatgtggtgtcggagaaataatgtgtacaaacttttcaccagacagacagagggagttgatataaactttgtacaaatattttacaagaaCGTTTAGTACCTTAAATCCttaattggatggctgcctggtcgtgcggtttgcgcgctggactgtcgttcggatttatcgacggtcgagggttcaaaccctgcccgctcccatccccccgtcgtcctgcgggaggtttggactaggaagtaaactatcttcaactctgaaggaacatccgaaacatgtaaaacattttacaaacaaacatcccATCGGACTAATCAATATTTTTAACTGTGATGCGATTAGGAACGCATGTGTCATTTTTTACAGTGTTATAGCCTACTATTTTATCTTATGATCTATCTGCTTATTAGGCGCTTCCAGGCTTTTGTATTATGCAGATAAGTCAAACCGAATGTAACACTCAAATCACGAGCTTCAATAACACAGGCAAAAGGCCAACAGCAAGGGCGAAAAAAGTGATAccgaatgtcgaacaagaagtttaactctttctcttctaactgacgataccaacgttgattccaccaaattgtggtaaataattacggagagaaagagttaataaaagcgaagggaactgtcgaatgtcgTTATGGCTACGTTCCTAAAACGCTCATTATCTCTGAAGTCGTCTGTTTACATCGGTCGATTTATCGCTATTCTTTTCAAAAACCTAGTCTAGTTTTTACTAGTCGAGTCATTGTGTCTAGGTCAaaacttttccccaattaacgaaacaaataacttctTCCTAATCGTGCCCTAACATTTTGTTATAGAATAAACGTAGGCGTCAACTtgcttaaaagaaatatatcttcgtttatgcagttagatctaggatcttgtaagcaaagaaaaaatgcgtattaaaagtagatgtacatgcttgactaaccacggcagtctgtattttctcgcctgaccactcaacacacaaacactttcgcttggttgtcttgtcatgaccgactactcgtagtctcgactagccttacactgaccagcttgttcgaatcagtcagacacacgatctatttacttcttgggaaaaggagaggcttagatgaaaatgttactttattatcgagttggttatcctaatgcttttagatctacctatacatgtatatatatatctgtaccatagctctggaATAGGCCGTCACTAAGACCAAGAGCCTGTatgaatgaagcgatacgattggttaaatctagtttccttttcagTATAGTTGctggaagtgacgtatgcctaacctaaaaacaaaatctcaaagtaccctggtttttgttgtttttttttgagatgtcaagaatttactgtctagtttattaactatgaatgtttctaagcatttaaataaaaaatggtaaaatttttactattacaactttttaagcagaattcaaatatgtcaataactcaaatttgaaaaaaacatcGGAGTTTCCCATTAATTACACGTGAGATTTCTATAACATTTTATGCCTGAAGGATGTCGTCATTTGTTCAACAATGACTTTTGGTTGACATCCTGATATTACGGTGCTAGCTACTATATCAATGAACTCGATGCATACATTGTTAAAAATCGAAGCAGTGTTTATATCAATGCAGCTAGTATACAGCTGAAAGCAAGGTTTCACATCTACTTTTGATACAAAGTATGCAGTAACGTTTTGgtctaaatatataaaaaatatatatttagccgaaatattttaaaatatatatgtatagatctatttatcaatTCTGGACAACATGTTCCAATATTTGGCCACTAACacctacttttaaaaaattgtcagttattccaaaagtgctttttttttttttacttgggtgacatcccccccccctaactgGTGTCACCAgctgcggaccgcacccccccccccgcatccCCCTAATGAcgccactatatatatatatatataaataaatatatatatatatatagatagatagatagatagatagatagatagatagaaacagatatagatatagatagatagatagatagatagatagatagatagatagatagatagatagatagatagatagatagatagaaacagatatagatatagatagatagatagatagatagatagatagatagatagatagatagatagatagatagatagatagatagatagatagatagaaacatatatagatatagatagatagatagatagatagatagatagatagatagatagatagatagatagatagatagataaatagatagatagatagatagatagatagatagatagatagagagaaacagatatagatatagatagatagatagatagatagatagatagatagatagatagatagatagatagatagatagatagatagagagaaacagatatagatatagatagatagatagatagatagatagatagatagatagaagctGACAGGGTTGAAGGATTCAAACGCCGAACAATCGAAATGACAGTCCGGAGGCTATCAAGCAGCCGTCTTGCATTAAAGTTTAAGTATCTAATAACGTAACTATGAAACAGAATGAAAAGGCAAGGGACTTAATCAAACCTCTTTTAGCGACATTTTTCATTGACGATATTTCCATTGTGTTGTTCCGGGTTGTATTTCCAAATGTTGAATTCTCCTCCGTAACCCCCAGGATCTGCCCTCCCGTGCTTTCTTCAAGTCGGGAGGTTTTTTTTGCGCCCGAGGAGGATCCGGGAAGCGGCGATGACGTCACCAGGGTCTTGATTTCGACTTCCCTTGGCGAGATCGTTTCGGTGCCAGGGGACCCTGACGACGTGGAGTCGGCGGTTGAGTTCGTGCGGCTGGTCGAAGCGGTTCTGTAAGAGACGGTGACGTATGGCACCTGGAAGTTGACCGACATCACCTTGCGAGCTGGATTAAGAGTTGAACACATAAATTAgggatcttcttatttagtcTTGAGAGGCACCCTCCCCTCTCTACGCCTCTGCTTGTCATGGAACTAATTCTTCTATTTAACGTCAACTCTAGTTTCAGCTCTTATGTACAATCTCATTGGTTATATAGGTAAATTTATTCTTCTGTGGTTGTGTATGTTGACTATGGCACAGTTGAGAGTTATATGTTGGGagattattgttttattaaagaTTTTGGTTTTgtgaataaattaatttatttcaaagaatCTTTCTCGAGTTAATTGCTTACATGTAGTGATCTGTACCTAGGAAAAGACTTTCAGTAAAATGCACTGTGACTACATTAAATAATCTGAAGTCCACTATGTGGGActaggtggctgagtggtgaatTGCTTGGCTTCTCGTACCCTGGTACCtggagttcgaatcccggtgaataCTGAGAGTTTGCGATTATTTAGGAAGTCTCTGACTCCAGCTAACTCTAATCGCTATCCGATATAGGTTGTGAAAGTATAGCCGGTTGGACTGTGAGATGGACACATGATACcccagttaattaactatttgtaataaattattttgctcggtatctcgaacaagggaaagaaattgtaattgactgataaggtggtataagttgaattagtcctctttattgtttgtagaaagaaaaatgtataaataactGTAAAACATATTTTCATAAGCTGGCGAATTGGTTagcgtgttggcttgaggaggctgagGAGGCCTTCGACTTCGACTTTAAGTCGTtaacttttatattctaaataaatttgaaaagcgatcacacagatacccccttcttcttcccccccccctgcttCCGAACCCCTTTTCAACTggttccagacaagtgataggaccacCAGACATACCTCCGCTGATGTAGATGCTACAGATCCTGGCGGCGGTGAGCCACCATATGGTAAGCTTGTTTACCGCGTTGTCCACTTTGCAGAAGATGTCCCACTCGCTCGGGTATCGGATGAACACCCGGTACTGACTGCAGCTGACGGTTGAAGTGAACTCAATGATGATTAGATCAATTACAGCTGCAAAAAAAAGATCTGTCCATTGACTGGATCTATCTATTGACTGGATCTATCTATTAATTGGGTCTATTGACTGGATCTATCTATTTACTGGATCTATCCATTAATTGGGTCTATTGACTGGATGTATCTATTGACTGGACATATCCATTGACTGGATCTATCTATTGACTGGATCTATCTATTGACTGGATCTACCCATTGACTGGATCTATCTATTGACTGGATCTATCTATTGACTGGATCTATCTATTGACTGGATCTATCTATTGACTGGATCTATCTATTGACTGGATCTATCTATTGACTGGATCTATCTATTGACTGGATCTATCTATTGTCTGGATCTCCCTTTTGACTGGATCTATCTATTGACTGGATCTATCTATTGACTGGATCTACCTATTGACTGGATCTACCTATTGACTGGATCTATCTATTGACTGGATCTATCTATTGACTGGATCTACCTATTGACTGGATCTATCTATTGACTGGATCTATCTATTGACTGGATATACCTATTGACTGGATCTATCTATTGACTGGATCTATCTATTGACTGGATCTATCTATTGACTGGATCTACCTATTGACTGGATCTATCTATTGACTGGATCTACCTATTGACTGGATCTACCTATTGACTGGATCTATCTATTGACTGGATCTATCTATTGACTGGATCTACCTATTGACTGGATCTATCTATTGACTGGATCTATCTATTGACTGGATATACCTATTGACTGGATCTATCTATTGACTGGATCTACCAATTGACTGGATCTATCTATTGACTGGATCTATCTATTGACTGGATCTATCTATTGACTGGATCTACCAATTGACTGGATCTATCTATTGACTGGATCTACCTATTGACTGGATCTATCTATTGACTGGATCTATCTATTGACTGGATCTACCTATTGACTGGATCTATCTATTGTCTGGATCTATCTATTGACTGGATCTATCTATTGACTGGATCTACTTATTGACTGGATCTATCTATTGACTGGATCTATCTATTGACTGGATCTATCTATAGACTGGATCTATCTAGTGACTGGATCTATCTATTGACTGGATCTATCTATTGACTGGATCTATCCATTGACTGGATCTATCTATTGACTGGATCTATCTATTGACTGGATCTACCTATTGACTGGATCTATCTATTGACTGGATCTACCCATTGACTGGATCTACCTATTGACTGGATCTACCTATTTACTGGATCTATCTATTGACTGGATCTATCTATTGACTGGATCTACCTATTGACTGGATCTATCTATTGACTGGATCTATCTATTGACTGGATCTACCTATTGACTGGATCTATCCATTGACTGGATCTATCTATTGACTGGATCTACCTATTGACTGGATCTATCTATTGACTGGATCTACCTATATACTGGATCTATCTATTGACTGGATCTACCTATTTACTGGATCTATCTATTGACTGGATCTACCTATTGACTGGATCTATCTATTGACTGGATCTACCTATTGACTGGATCTACCTATTGACTGGATCTACCTATTGACTGGATCTATCTATTGACTGGATCTACCTATTGACTGGATCTATCTATTGACTGGATCTATCTATTGACTGGATCTATCTATTGACTGGATCTAACTATTGACTGGATCTACCTATTGACTGGATCTATCTATTGACTGGATCTACCTATTGACTGGATCTATCTATTGACTGGATCTATCTATTGACTGGATCTATCTAGTGACTGGATCTATCTATTGACTGGATCTATCTAGTGACTGGATCTATCTATTGACTGGATCTACCTATTGACTAAGTCTATCCATTGACTAAATCTATCCATTGACTAAGTCTACCCATTGACTAAGTCTATCCATTGACTAAATCTATCCATTGACTAAGTCTAGCCATTGACTAAGTCTATCCATTGACTAAGTCTACCCATTGACTAAGTCTACCCATTGACTAAGTCTATCCATTGACTAAGTCTACCCATTGACTAAGTCTATCCATTGACTAAGTCTACCCATTGACTAAGTCTATCCATTGACTGAATATATCTGTATATAACTGTCTGTATATTCACTTTGTACAGGACTAACTATTACATTTCTTGTAACATTATTAGTTGATTTCCAGAACTGATAACTTCAGAAACGGTCTTATATTCACCAACTGACTTAACTTCACCAACTGACTTAACTTCACCAACTGACTTAACTTCACCAACTGACTTAACTTCACCAACTGACTTAACTCACCAACTGACTTAACTTCACCAACTGACTTAACTTCACCAACTGACTTAACTTCACCAACTGACTTAACTTCACCAACTGACTCAACTTCACCAACTGACTTAACTTCACCAACTTACTTAACTTCACCAACTGACTTAACTTCACCAACTGACTTAACTTCAActgacttatcttatcttatataatacagacgttacttcaaaaaaggagatgattacgtcctacgcgtcatgcatttagtcattcatattaaccaatgacctaaattctgctaagtcactggttttcatggctagctcaggcaacccattccatgctctaatagcactagggaagaaggagtacttgtacaaatttgtcctagcatatgggacgaggaatgtttttctgggtattttattaaattttgtttttgtatttgaagattatggttcagtattttatgtatagttgctactttactttttgtgtcTTCTGTccagaaggctttctaaatttagtgattctactaaaggtgttactctggttaagtgtgaatattcgtttgtcatgaatctcactgctctattttgtgtctgttccagtttcttaatgttttcttgtgttAACTCCAACAACTGACTTaactctcaatctctctcttccAGTCATGCCTATTTTATATGTTCACTATTTTACCTGTAACATATACACTATTGGGAGTACTCACAGGTACATATATAAGATCACATAAAAAACGGCATTCTAGTGACCACATACCTGGTGTTTTGGAAATGAATCGGAGGAAAGCGATTGAGTAGTAATTGTCCAGTTCCACGAAGGTCATGGTGTTGTTCATTAACAGACAAGTGGTGTCGCTTTGATCAAAGAGTGTTGGATGAGAAGTTTTAGCTTTGAAACCTAGATCAACTAAAAGAGAAAATATTCAGATTTTGAAAACCTAAACAAAGtaccatttgtttttatttttgacatTGAGAAAATCCAAATATTGAAGTGGCAAACGAAAATGACACACAGAAAGCTAAGAGATATCAGAGGGCAGTACTCGAACTTGGGACATCGTGGCACCAAGTCGGAACTCAAGCATCACGCCCAAAACCTGTTTGTCGTGGCGTCAGTAACAGTACGAACTGTTTTCCTTTATTTCTCCACAAGAGATAGAAGCATATGAGCACTGGCCTGGGatagtttgaaaaaaatcaacaattcAATCATCTAAGGATTCAAACGTTAAATTCCAAACCGTAGCTTTTTATCTGTACCAATATTGTCGATATCAAAATATATTGCTTTTACAAGATTTTAAAGAATCTAATTACATAATTGTAATGCATGATATGTGCTGCAGTCTTGATTAAAGGGAGGACACTGATAAAAATCTTGAAAAACCCATAATTCATGGATTATGTGCCTTTCTGGTTAGCAATGCTAAATACAATAAAGCTCTAAAGAAGACTTAAGTCTTTAGTAGACGTCCAccgcagcacttgcaaaactcaaaacaatatggaaagacaaaggcacagACCT encodes:
- the LOC106068849 gene encoding uncharacterized protein LOC106068849, giving the protein MNNTMTFVELDNYYSIAFLRFISKTPAVIDLIIIEFTSTVSCSQYRVFIRYPSEWDIFCKVDNAVNKLTIWWLTAARICSIYISGARKVMSVNFQVPYVTVSYRTASTSRTNSTADSTSSGSPGTETISPREVEIKTLVTSSPLPGSSSGAKKTSRLEESTGGQILGVTEENSTFGNTTRNNTMEISSMKNVAKRDLFSMCKLLSNDKNEKLSVTLNVEYVMYRLLITVLSLDNGTHAILFQFIDVNSYQQYNKTVALNLTQFQSHTIDIALVGLWAKTILISEVGNPASSFMSICSLNIYGGVQTAEREAMVCSVTRDVTAPVSMTHATYRMATVSYAVKNRWSATILAQISHLRVASISTDLSAINLASPVSGERVTERLGHVSRIAAHQRFAFCVLTSVLCLNMVKTAVRCVRFVAWDYVTELLECV